Proteins encoded in a region of the Globicephala melas chromosome 1, mGloMel1.2, whole genome shotgun sequence genome:
- the LOC115866808 gene encoding LOW QUALITY PROTEIN: large ribosomal subunit protein eL32-like (The sequence of the model RefSeq protein was modified relative to this genomic sequence to represent the inferred CDS: inserted 2 bases in 1 codon; substituted 1 base at 1 genomic stop codon) encodes MEQYLQLFLGLPTEVAATTAALKPLVKLKIVKKTKKFNPHQSDRYVKIKRNWQKSRGTVRRKFKGQILMPNIGYGSNGKTKLLLPSGFRKFLVHNFKELEGLLMXNKSYCAEITXQELKATAERAAPLAIRVANPNARLHSKENE; translated from the exons atggaacAGTATCTTCAGCTCTTCCTTGGCCTGCCTACAGAGGTGGCAGCCACCACGGCTGCCCTCAAACCTCTCGTGAAGCTCAAGATTGTCAAAAAGACCAAGAAGTTCAACCCACACCAGTCAGACCGATATGTCAAAATTAAGCGGAACTGGCAGAAATCCAGAGGCACTGTGCGCAGGAAATTCAAGGGCCAGATCCTGATGCCCAACATTGGTTATGGGAGCAACGGGAAAACAAAGCTCTTGCTGCCCAGTGGCTTCCGGAAGTTCCTGGTCCACAACTTCAAGGAGCTTGAAGGGCTGCTGATGTGAAACAAATCTTACTGTGCTGAGATTAC CCAAGAACTCAAAGCCACTGCGGAAAGAGCAGCCCCGCTGGCCATCAGAGTCGCCAATCCCAATGCCAggctgcacagcaaagaaaatgaatag